From a region of the Phaseolus vulgaris cultivar G19833 chromosome 6, P. vulgaris v2.0, whole genome shotgun sequence genome:
- the LOC137833048 gene encoding ankyrin repeat-containing protein At5g02620-like, with protein sequence MNSAAKEEEKVSAFLTAARNGIEEIVLGLQSKVPSVVHETSPRNENVLLVAVKNKQVSVTDLLRKNLKKEIFDSLILEMDDIENTVLHLAAGTSINKRTSNTMQMIRDIKWYEYISGLVPEEFNYRRNKYKHTAWEIYERKHMQKVKDSSDALKDLSNSASVVAALIAGVSFATSGSLPGSTEDGKPIYSDQPAFDVFSMAALFGLGFSITALVMFLAILTSSKQAQDFRFSLPLKLIFRLGSLFASVASMLVSFWAAYFFVLNEKYKRIIFPVCAATCLPLTIYAVMQFPFYVELLRVISSKTPLPYRTHHPFIGPTFSR encoded by the exons ATGAACTCTGCTGCAAAAGAAGAGGAAAAGGTGTCTGCATTTTTGACAGCAGCAAGAAACGGCATTGAGGAAATTGTGCTTGGACTTCAATCTAAAGTACCAAGTGTCGTACATGAAACTAGCCCTAGAAATGAAAATGTATTGCTTGTGGCAGTTAAGAATAAGCAAGTCAGTGTTACTGACTTGTTGCGGaagaatttgaaaaaagaaattttTGATAGCTTAATTTTAGAAATGGATGACATAGAGAACACAGTGTTACACTTAGCAGCAGGTACATCAATCAACAAAAGGACTAGTAATACCATGCAAATGATAAGGGATATCAAGTGGTACGAG TACATCAGTGGCCTAGTGCCGGAAGAATTCAATTATAGACGCAACAAATATAAACACACTGCATGGGAAATCTATGAGCGGAAACACATGCAGAAAGTGAAAGATTCCTCAGATGCCCTAAAGGACTTATCCAATTCTGCCTCAGTTGTGGCAGCTCTGATCGCCGGAGTTTCCTTCGCAACATCGGGTTCCCTGCCCGGCAGCACCGAGGACGGAAAACCTATCTACAGTGACCAACCTGCATTTGATGTATTTTCCATGGCTGCACTATTTGGACTAGGCTTCTCCATCACCGCACTAGTAATGTTCCTCGCCATACTCACTTCTTCAAAACAGGCTCAAGACTTCCGCTTCAGCTTGCCCTTGAAGCTTATCTTCCGCTTAGGTTCTCTTTTTGCATCCGTTGCTTCCATGCTCGTTTCGTTTTGGGCTGCATATTTCTTTGTGCTCAATGAAAAGTACAAGAGAATAATCTTCCCTGTTTGTGCTGCCACTTGCTTGCCGCTCACTATCTATGCAGTCATGCAATTTCCATTTTATGTTGAGCTTCTTAGAGTTATTTCCAGCAAGACGCCACTGCCATACAGGACTCATCACCCATTTATAGGTCCTACTTTCTCTAGATAA